The bacterium genomic sequence GAGCCGGGCGCAGGCGTTCGTGAGCTCGACGTCCCCCCACAGCACGAACGCGGCGATCCACAGCGAGTCGTTGATCGGCACGACCGGCAGGCGGCGGCGGAGGCCCGCGACCGCGATCTCGTAGTACTCCTGCCCCTCGTACCGCATGCCGTCCTCCCCGGATCCCGCCGCCGTGCGCGGCGGCGCCGTCGGACACTGATTCGGCGGCCGGTGGAGCGCCCCTGTCCGAGGCCGGTGGTAGTGTCAAGAGGTTTGTGTAGTTTGCCATAGCACGGGGCGGCCGGCCTGCCGGAGATTGAACGCCTGGACGACGGCGTAGATGATGCGATCGCAGCTGGCGAGGTTCGTGAAGCAGGTCATGGGGCGGGTGCGGCGGCGGATCTCGCGAAACGCCCGCTCGATGGCATTGGTGGTGCGGATGCGTCGCCAGTCGGCCTGGGGGACGGCATAGAAGGCCAGCAGCGCTTCCCAATCGCGCAGGACCGTGGCGACGGCGCTGGGGGCCGTGCGCTGCCACGCCGTGCGCCACTGGTGGAGGGCGCGTTCGGCGGCGGGACGGGAGCGCGCGTGGGAGATGCGGCGGGCGAGGGCCAGACAGGCGTCGCGGTCCCGGACGCGGAGGCGCTGCGCGACGTTGCGCAGCACGTGGACCCAGCAGGTTTGCCGGGGGACGTGCGGATAGACGAGCTCCAGGGCACGATGCAGGCCGGTCTGGCCGTCGGTGGTGATGAGGCGGAGGGCCGCGCCGGTGAGGCCGCGGCAGGCGAGGTTGGTGAGGAAGGCTTCCCAGGTGCCCTGGCTTTCCGCGCGGACGATGCGGTAATCGAGGAGTTCACGGGGGCCGGCCGCCGTCAGCCCGTAGGCGACGAGGACGAGGCGGCGG encodes the following:
- a CDS encoding IS256 family transposase: MASVPALTDLTVADLWKEVKEPDTLWGDVSQHTLRSVKLLLENRMHEELVDYLNAGRYVRHYGRAGYRNGVYKRRLITTWGTIPDLRIPRSRQRGFRPSVVAHYQQRTAQVDALIRGVFLGGLSTRQVGPVLAPLLHDTVSATTVSKVTQALDRAVAAFHDRRLADRYQYLLLDAVSMRVKTPDGHRRRLVLVAYGLTAAGPRELLDYRIVRAESQGTWEAFLTNLACRGLTGAALRLITTDGQTGLHRALELVYPHVPRQTCWVHVLRNVAQRLRVRDRDACLALARRISHARSRPAAERALHQWRTAWQRTAPSAVATVLRDWEALLAFYAVPQADWRRIRTTNAIERAFREIRRRTRPMTCFTNLASCDRIIYAVVQAFNLRQAGRPVLWQTTQTS